Proteins encoded in a region of the Panicum hallii strain FIL2 chromosome 3, PHallii_v3.1, whole genome shotgun sequence genome:
- the LOC112884810 gene encoding GDSL esterase/lipase At1g71691-like, with translation MAAAAALLLLLALGGAAAQVFPPWNGTFPGFGPGSGGGAGAAAGAGATGVPAMFVFGDSLTDNGNNNDLQSLAKANYPPYGIDFAGGPTGRFSNGFTMVDEIAQLLGLPLLPSHPDASSADAALHGVNFASAAAGILDNTGQNFVGRIPFNQQIKNFEQTLDQLGRKLGGASRLAPTLARSIFYVGMGSNDYLNNYLMPNYNTRNEYNGDQYSTLLVQQYAKQLGTLYNLGARRFVIAGVGSMACIPNMRARSPRNVCSPDVDDLIIPFNNKVKAMVNSLNANRPNAKFIYVDNYAMISEILRNPWSYGFSVIDRGCCGIGRNRGMITCLPFLRPCLNRNTYIFWDAFHPTERVNVLLGRAAFNGGNDVVYPMNIQQLAAWQP, from the exons ATGGCGGCAGCCGCGGCCCTCCTGCTGCTCCTGGCcctcggcggcgcggcggcgcaggtGTTCCCGCCCTGGAACGGCACGTTCCCCGGGTTCGGGCCCGggagcggcgggggcgcgggcgcggcggcgggggcgggggcaaCGGGCGTGCCGGCGATGTTCGTGTTCGGGGACTCGCTGACGGACAACGGCAACAACAacgacctgcagtcgcttgccAAGGCCAACTACCCGCCCTACGGCATCGACTTCGCCGGCGGGCCCACCGGCCGCTTCTCCAACGGCTTCACCATGGTCGACGAGATCG CTCAACTCCTGGGCCTGCCGCTGCTGCCGTCGCACCCGGACGCCTCGTCGGCGGACGCGGCCCTCCACGGCGTGAACTtcgcctccgcggcggcggggatccTTGACAACACGGGCCAGAACTTCGTGGGGCGCATCCCGTTCAACCAGCAGATCAAGAACTTCGAGCAGACGCTGGACCAGCTGGGCCGCAAGCTGGGCGGCGCGTCCCGGCTGGCGCCGACGCTGGCGCGGAGCATCTTCTACGTCGGGATGGGGAGCAACGACTACCTCAACAACTACCTGATGCCCAACTACAACACCCGTAACGAGTACAACGGCGACCAGTACTCCACGCTGCTGGTGCAGCAGTACGCCAAGCAGCTGGGCACGCTCTACAACCTGGGCGCGCGCAGGTTTGTGATCGCCGGGGTGGGGTCGATGGCGTGCATCCCCAACATGCGGGCGCGGAGCCCCCGGAACGTGTGCTCGCCGGACGTCGACGACCTCATCATCCCCTTCAACAACAAGGTGAAGGCCATGGTGAACAGCCTCAACGCCAACCGCCCCAACGCCAAGTTCATCTACGTCGACAACTACGCCATGATCTCCGAGATCCTCCGCAACCCATGGTCCTACG GGTTCAGCGTGATCGACCGCGGGTGCTGCGGCATCGGGAGGAACCGGGGGATGATCACCTGCCTGCCGTTCCTGCGGCCGTGCCTGAACCGCAACACCTACATCTTCTGGGACGCCTTCCACCCGACGGAGCGGGTGAACGTGCTGCTCGGCAGGGCGGCGTTCAACGGCGGCAACGACGTCGTCTATCCCATGAACATCCAGCAGCTCGCCGCATGGCAGCCGTAG